A DNA window from Paralichthys olivaceus isolate ysfri-2021 chromosome 3, ASM2471397v2, whole genome shotgun sequence contains the following coding sequences:
- the mob3a gene encoding MOB kinase activator 3A, which produces MSMALKQVFNKDRTFRPKRKFEPGTQRFDLHKKAQASLNAGLDLKQAVQLPHGEDLNDWVAVHVVDFFNRINLIYGTISDSCTDQTCPVMSGGPKYEYRWQDEHKYKRPTALSAPKYMSLLMDWIEVQINNENIFPTNVGTPFPKTFMQVAKKILSRLFRVFVHVYIHHFDRVSQMGAEAHVNTCYKHFYYFVTEFNLTDHKELEPLKEMTSRMCH; this is translated from the exons ATGTCCATGGCGCTGAAACAAGTCTTCAACAAAGACAGGACATTCCGGCCCAAGCGTAAGTTTGAGCCCGGGACGCAGCGCTTCGATCTGCACAAGAAGGCCCAGGCCTCACTGAACGCCGGGCTGGACCTGAAGCAGGCTGTGCAGCTGCCCCACGGCGAGGACCTCAACGACTGGGTGGCAGTCCACGTGGTCGACTTTTTCAACCGCATCAACCTCATCTACGGCACCATTAGCGACTCCTGCACCGACCAAACCTGCCCCGTCATGTCCGGCGGGCCCAAGTACGAATATCGTTGGCAGGACGAGCACAAGTACAAGAGGCCGACCGCACTGTCGGCCCCCAAGTACATGAGCCTGCTCATGGATTGGATCGAGGTACAgatcaacaatgaaaacatcttCCCCACCAACGTCG GTACTCCCTTCCCTAAGACCTTCATGCAGGTGGCTAAGAAGATTTTGTCTCGTCTGTTCCGGGTGTTTGTCCACGTCTACATCCACCACTTTGACCGTGTGAGCCAGATGGGGGCCGAGGCTCATGTCAATACCTGCTACAAGCATTTCTATTACTTTGTCACTGAGTTCAACCTGACTGACCACAAAGAGCTGGAGCCTCTG aaagaGATGACCTCTCGGATGTGCCACTGA
- the zap70 gene encoding tyrosine-protein kinase ZAP-70, whose amino-acid sequence MSIDPAAELPFFYGSISRSDAEQHLKLAGMADGLFLLRQCLRSLGGYVLSLAWTVEFHHYSIEKQLNGTYCIVGGKPHCGPAELCEFYSKDADGLVCALRKPCLRSPDMPIQLGVFDSLRENMLREYVKQTWNLEGEAMEQAIISQAPQLEKLIATTAHERMPWYHGKIARQEGERRLYSGAQPDGKFLVRDRDDSGTFALSMIYGKTVYHYQILQEKSGKFSMPEGTKFDTIWQLVEYLKMKPDGLVTVLVEACLNGKAGAKIPSLPATRRANGYTPPPRVVAAASNSAAERDLLPMDCTGFNAYHNPNDLKKFDIKRSQLLMDEVELGSGNFGCVKKGVLKTEAGQIDVAIKVLKNENEKLVKEEMMREAEIMHQLNNPFIVRMLGLCNAESLMLVMEMASAGPLNKYLSSNKDTVTAETIVNLMHQVSMGMKYLEEKNFVHRDLAARNVLLVTQQFAKISDFGLSKALGADDNYYKARTAGKWPLKWYAPECINFHKFSSKSDVWSFGVTMWEAFSYGGKPYKKMKGPEVTRLIESGSRMDCPVACPERMYTLMKECWTYKHEERPDFKKVEESMRLYHYSISNKAKPEGATATAEPVK is encoded by the exons ATGTCCATCGACCCTGCGGCCGAGCTGCCCTTCTTCTACGGCAGCATCAGTCGCTCAGACGCCGAGCAGCACCTGAAACTGGCTGGGATGGCCGACGGTCTCTTCTTGCTCCGGCAGTGTCTCCGCAGTCTGGGTGGCTACGTCCTGTCTCTGGCGTGGACCGTCGAGTTTCACCACTACTCCATAGAGAAGCAGCTGAACGGGACGTACTGCATCGTAGGAGGGAAGCCCCACTGTGGGCCTGCAGAGCTCTGTGAGTTCTACAGCAAGGATGCTGACGGGCTGGTGTGCGCCCTGAGGAAACCCTGTCTGCGCTCTCCAGATATGCCGATACAGCTCGGCGTGTTCGACAGCCTAAGAGAAAACATGCTAAGGGAGTATGTGAAGCAGACCTGgaacctggag GGAGAAGCCATGGAACAGGCCATCATCAGCCAAGCTCCTCAGCTGGAGAAGCTGATCGCCACTACAGCCCATGAGAGGATGCCTTGGTATCATGGTAAAATCGCCcggcaggaaggagagaggcgGCTGTACTCTGGTGCACAACCGGACGGAAAGTTTCT agtgCGAGACAGAGATGATTCTGGGACTTTTGCACTCTCAATGATATATGGGAAAACAGTTTACCACTATCAGATACTCCAGGAAAAATCTGGTAAATTCTCCATGCCAGAGGGAACCAAGTTTGACACAATCTGGCAG CTGGTCGAGTACCTGAAGATGAAACCTGACGGCCTGGTGACGGTTCTCGTAGAGGCGTGCCTCAACGGCAAAGCTGGCGCAA AGATACCAAGTCTTCCTGCAACA aGACGTGCAAATGGATACACACCGCCACCTCGAG TGGTTGCAGCGGCCTCCAACTCAGCTGCAGAGCGGGATCTTCTACCTATGGACTGCACTGGGTTCAACGCGTACCACAACCCGAACGACTTGAAGAAGTTTGACATCAAGAGGAGTCAGCTGCTGATGGACGAGGTGGAGCTCGGCTCTGGGAACTTTGGCTGCGTCAAGAAGGGAGTTCTCAAGACTGAGGC TGGTCAGATCGACGTGGCCATCAAAGTGCTGAAGAATGAGAATGAGAAGCTGGTGAAGGAGGAGATGATGAGGGAAGCTGAGATCATGCACCAGCTGAACAACCCCTTCATCGTCAGGATGCTCGGCCTCTGCAACGCTGAGAGCCTCATGCTGGTCATGGAGATGGCTTCTGCTGGACCCCTCAACAAATACCTTAGCAGCAACAA GGATACTGTAACTGCAGAGACCATTGTCAACCTGATGCACCAGGTGTCGATGGGGATGAAGTATCTGGAGGAGAAGAACTTTGTGCACAGAGATTTGGCAGCTCGTAACGTCCTGCTGGTCACACAACAGTTTGCCAAAATCAGTGATTTTGGACTCTCAAAGGCCCTGGGAGCAGATGACAACTACTACAAG GCTCGCACTGCAGGTAAATGGCCCCTGAAGTGGTACGCTCCAGAGTGTATTAACTTCCACAAATTCTCCAGTAAAAGTGACGTGTGGAGTTTTGGTGTCACCATGTGGGAGGCCTTCTCCTATGGAGGGAAGCCTTACAAG AAAATGAAAGGACCAGAGGTGACACGTTTGATTGAGAGTGGAAGCCGGATGGACTGTCCAGTGGCGTGTCCAGAGCGAATGTATACACTGATGAAAGAGTGCTGGACGTACAA GCACGAAGAGCGTCCAGACTTCAAGAAGGTTGAGGAGTCCATGAGGTTGTACCATTACTCCATTTCCAACAAGGCCAAGCCTGAGGGAGCCACAGCCACTGCAGAGCCTGTCAAGTAG